AGGCCTCCAAACACAAATTTCATTTCAAATGCAAACTTTACAGCATGGACGCCACCACCATCAGCCTGTGTTTGTCGCTGTTTCCCTGGGCCACGTTCCGCCAAAACAAGGGCGGCGTCAAAATGAACACAGTGCTTGACCACGATGGTCATATCCCGGCATTTGTCACCGTTGATGTGGCCAAAACGCACGAAAGCCGTATGGCGAAAAGTCTTTCTCTGCCCAAAGGCTCCATCGTGACCTTCGACAAAGGCTATGTCAGTTACCCCTGGTTTCAGACCCTGCTCGAAAATGGCATCTTTTTCGTCACCCGCCTGAAGGACAACGCTGTTTACAAACTGCTGGAGCGCCGCCCGGTGAACCGCACAAGCGGGGTTACTTCCGACCACATTATCGAAGTGAAGCACAGCCGGGGAAAAGTCTTGCGCCTGCGTCGCATCGGCTACCGGGACGCCGAAACAGGCAAGCGTTACGAATTTCTGACAAATCACTTTCGCCTGTCCGCCCGCACCATCGCCGATATTTACAAAGAACGCTGGAAAATCGAACTCTTTTTTCGCGAAATCAAACAGAATCTACGCATCAAAAGCTTTGTCGGGAACACGGAAAATGCTGTATTGATTCAGATTTATACCGCGCTGACCGTCTACCTGCTCCTGGCCTACCAGAAATTCCTGAGTAAAACAGGGCTGTCCGTGCAGCAACTTTTCCAAATCGCCTCACTGAACATCCTCGGAACAGACTCGCTGGAAGAACTCCTGAAGCCCCGACGACGAAAAAATGAAAACCTCTATAACCTCAGTCTGTTATCCTTGGCAGCTTAACCGGACAGCATTGATTTCCAGTTAAATATCTACACTATGGGGTAGATACAAGGGGACTGGGCTTCTGGACTGAACGTAAGCACATCTGCACTCTACCTTTACAATACATATCTGACCGAGCTTGAGCCTTTGTGAAGACGCCCTGCGTCTGAAACAAAGGCTCATTGCGCTTTAGCGCAACATGAACAGTGAAAACAAAAACGCCCTCTGAACCAAGGGCATAGAAGTATGGGATGGCTGTTGCTCAAGCTTTGTTCAATTCAATGCGCTAAAGCGCAACTTGTTTTTCTTCCTGCCGTAAACGGCACTCAGAAAACCAAGAGCTTGTTTTAAATATTTTTTAACGAACTACAGCAGTTAAAATCCGGTAAATTGTCTTTAACTGTTCATCGTCAGCTTCGACAATCATCTTTTGCACTTCTCGCTCAAGTTCTTGCCTCGGTGCTTCATGTTCCGCACTGACCAGTTCTGCCAAAGAAACATCCAGAGCAACCGCAATCTTGGTCAAGTTCTTCACTGATACAGTTTCTTTGCCTAATTCAAGGTCGCTCCAATACTTCCCATTCAGACCGGCCATTTCTGCCATCTGCTCTTGGGTGAGCTTCTTTCTTGTCCTTAGTGCTCGAATTCTTTGGCCTAATCGTTTTTCGTCGGTCATTTCAATGCCTCCATATTCTATTGTACGAGGCATTTCTAACCAATACACCGGGTATATACTTAATTTATGCCTTGTGTTATAGGCTTATCCTGAATTGAGTAATGCAGTTCCGGGTATACCGGGTAAGACACCCAAATTTTCTTGGAAAACACTGACTCTACATGCTCAAGCGAACTTGCCTCTTTACCTGTCTTCTCTTTTGGCTCTGTGTGCCTGTGCTGGCCGCAGAGCCTTTACCTGTTGGAGCACATTTTGAAGTGGGCTTTTCGCCTTATGGGAATGCGGAATCAATCATTTTGAACGGTATCAGTCAGGCCAAGACCTCAATAGAGGTAGCGGCCTATTCCTTCACCAGCAAGCCGATTTCTCTGGCTCTGCTGGATGCTCATAAGCGTGGGGTAAAAGTCCGGGTAGTGGCTGATGAAAGGTCGAACACAGGCAAATATTCCGCTGTGACCTTTCTCGCCAATCAGGGCGTACCTGTGCGGACGAATAGCAATTACGCCATTTTCCATCACAAGTTCATGGTGTTTGATGGTCGGCATGTGGAAATGGGCAGCTTCAATTACAGCGCCGCCGCTGCCGACAAAAACGCCGAAAATGTTCTGATGCTTTGGAACGTACCGGATATTGCCAAACCTTATATCGAAGAATGGCAACGGTTATGGGACGAAAGCACAACGGTAACACCGAAATACTAACTTCAATCAAGGAGAGAGACGATGCGCTTCAAACTGCTTTTAACCGTTCTGTGTGCGATTCTTTTATTTGGGATGAATTCACACACGGCACAAGCAAAACAATCTTCCAATGAGATACAGGAAATAGCCCGTGATGCAGCCAAAACGAGCAAGTTTGGGCCTTTTACAGAGGATGATTGTTACAAGTACATAATGGGGCTTTTTAACGGGCAATATCAATCCGATTTAAAAACTCCATCGCAGTTATATGGACGTGCTCCGCAGCAAATATTTAACATTTCTTCATTTCCTAAATCATTGCAACAATACCATTTTAATAAAGAAATTAAAGGATTTTTCATCATTCAACATCATGGCGGTGTAAAACTTGGGAATACACCTATAAGCTTTGCCTATGTGACAAATTTTTCCGGGCCTGAAACATACATATTAGCCATAGAGGCTAACTTGCCAGACAAATATGTACCGGAAGAAGTGATTCAATCCTTGGCAAGTAAGTACGGTCAAGATGGAATCGTTCAATACGATGCTGCTACCATTCGTGAAAGATACTCTAACGCACCTGCTTCATTTAAGCCAACTACATATTATTACAAAGAAACCGATGATTACATCATCACTTTTTATTATACGACAAATTGGGATGTTTCCGCAGGAAGACCTATTTGCGAATTGCTTTACTTGAATAAAAAAACGCTTGCTCTGGCATTGGCTAAAAATCAAGAGCAAATGCAGAAGAACGAAGCCGATACTCAACAGCAAAGACAAAAGGATTTGAACGCTTTTTGATATATTAACCTTTAACCGCTGATACAAAGGAAGGATTACATGAAAAGGATTTTAGGTCTGATTGCGCTTGTAGCTGTATTGATCACTCCGACTTTTGCTTTGGCAGCAGAGCAAATCGGGGTCTATGTGGCTCCGAAGTTCATCTACGGCTATACCATGATGGATTTCAAGGCCAAGGATTACAACAGCGATACCGGCGAAACCCGCTCGATTGGCCTTGGCGATAAGCACGACAACGCTTGGGGTGGTGCTCTGGCGATAGGCTATGACTTCGATAAGCGGTTTAATGTACCCATCAGAGCGGAAGTGGAATACTCCCTGTTTTCTCAGGTGGAAGCGGACAAAAATCGGCTTAACCCGGAAGACTCTGACTGGGACGAAAGTTTCAAACAGAAGTTCGACATCCAGACGCTTTTCCTGAATGCCTATTGGGATATCAACACCGGCACGGCGTTCACTCCCTATATCGGCGCTGGTATCGGCATGGCCTTCATTGACACCAAGTACAACTGCCGGGGTGAGAGCGTTAGCGACCCTGTGAATGACTGGGTAAGGTCTTCTACTGGCAGTAAGAGCAGAACTAATTTTGCTTGGAACGTCGGCGCTGGTCTTGGATATGACTTCAACGAATATGTCACCTTGGACATTGGCTACCGCTTCGTTTCTCTCGGAAACGTCAAGTCGAGCAAGGGTCAGCAAATGGACACCGGAGCCGTGGTACCCAATATGTACGATTACGGCCAGAGCAAAGACCTCTACATGCATCAGGTCATGGCTGGCTTGAGAATAACTTTCTAATCTCGTCCCTGTTATTGCTTCTGAGCCGGGTGTCCTTCGGGATGTCCGGCTTTTTTGCGGCTCATGGTAAGGCGGTCACAAATAGCCAAGCCCTGCTTGATGATTTTGCCACTCCATATAGTTTCATATGCCGCTTGGCAAAAACGGGCCTTAGAATCGATTCTCGTTGGTTTTTTCAAAAAAGAACGGGCAGTCAAAAAGCGACTGCCCGTTTTGCGGTTCATGGAGTGGATAATTTAGGCGTCTTCTTTCGGAGGTTCAGGAGCTTCCGGGGTAGCGTCGCTAACCGCTGTTCCGATTTCAGGTTCAGCGGGTGTTCCATCAGGAGCTTTGTCACTTTCGTTTTCGGTGGATGCACTATCGCTCTGTTCTTGAGCTTTTCTTGCTTCTGATTCCTGCTGCATCTTTTCAATCAATTCGTCAAAGGCTTTACTAATTTCATCATCGGGTAAGTTAATATATTGTTTTAGTTTAAACCCGACATTCACAAATTCATTCCATATGTCAGCCTGTTGTTCCTCAAAAGGCGGGTCTTTCTCATTCTTTGTCTTAGGCGCAGCAGCTACTTTGGTGAAATAGTCATCAATTTTGTGAAAAACACTAGTGAAGCTTCCAACAAAAGCTTCATACCTAGTTCTTCTCCCCTCACCTTCGGAACCACCTTTGCCGGATGCTCGGCGTGGAGCCGTACCGTCTTCCGAATCTTCGCTATCGAAGTCGCGTTCTTTACGCTTAACTTTTTCGTCAATTTCTTTGAAACGAGCTTGCTGTTCTTCCGGTTTCTCGTTCAGGTTCACGAGTTCAATCAACTGTGTAAGCGTAAACGGTCTGCCATTAACGGCATTTTTTATGTCGTCCGGCAGCTTTAACACGGAAAGAGTTTGTGAAACATTGGTACGGCTTCTTTTGAACAGGTCTGCAATCTGAGTATCAATTACTCCGGTTGCGTCTTTGAGCCGTTGAAATGCTTCGGCACGTTCAAATGCGGTAAGGTCATTCCGCATCATGGCTTTATGCAAAGCATTCTCAAAAGCTTTTTCAGCTGGAATGAAATAGCATGTAAGCTCTTTCCAATTTTTATGTCGAGCGGCGGCAGTACGGCTGAAACCGTCTGAGACATAGATACGGCCTTCTTTCTCGTACACATCTACGGGCTGATAGCCGTAATCCTTCATGCTTTTAGCAAGCAGTTCCAGATAACCGGGTTTGAACTTGCCGCGCCTTAACAGGTTCGGAGAGTCTTCGATTTTTGAGAGCGGAATGCTGTGAATGGAGCCGATTTCGTATCCAGAGTCCTTTCCCGGTTCCTTCTTTTCCAGCCCCTTTTTTGCGGGTTCTTTCGAGACCGTCTGCTTCTTAACCGCTGGCTTCTTACTTTTAGGCGCTGTCATAAACACTCCTTGCTTGATTGTCTTAGCTATAGTTGTTTTATTAATAAAACAATATCAAAAAAAGTTCCAATAATTTAAGCGCATTATAAATCTACGTTTGCCGAGGTAACTCTCAACAAGCGCATACTATCTATTTTAAGGTTTTCGGGAACCAGCCTTTAAGAATTAATTTCAACCAAGATTTACTTCCACTAAATGACCACGTATGTAGAGGATGAGATTTCTTTAGCCGTGAAACCTGCATGTAAGTTTTTTGAGGCTCCCAAAAAATTAAAAAATTATTTTTTTTAACGAGTAGACATTTTCGGTTTCAAAGGCGCATGATTCGACCATGCTAAGAAATCCGCGAAAAGTCGGGAGGCAAATTCAAAAGGCGGATTCAACTTGCAAGTGCAACACCCTCAAAGTTGAATGAAAAGGCAAGGTGGTATAGCCCTTTAGCCTCTCCATCCAACCAAAGATTGAGGGGCGTATGGGCTATGCACACCTTGCCAGGGAAGAACGGTACTACATCTGCCAGGCAGTGAAAAGTGGAACGTCACTGAGGGCCATAGCCAAAGCGATAGGCCGTAGCGTCTCAACTGTAAGCCGCGAACTTGCGCGAAATACCGGGGCGCGTGGCTACCGCTACAGGCAGGCACACAAGCGCAGTCAGAAAAGGCAGACCAGTAAAGGGAAGAAGCGCATTGGCCTTGAGGTATGGACGTATGTTGAACAGTGTCTGCACCAGGACTTCAGTCCGGAGCAAATCTCTGGAGTTCTCAAACGCAAAGGTTTTGCCCTCAGTCATGAATGGATTTACCAGTACATTCTGGCGGACAAAAAACGAGGAGGAACGCTGCACAGCCATTTGCGCTGCCAGCGCAAACGCAAACGACGATATGGCAAACCCGACAGACGAGGTCAAATCAAGGGGCGTATCAGCATAGACATACGCCCGTCCATTGTTGCCGAGCGCTCACGCCTTGGTGATTGGGAGGCTGATACCGTTGAAGGCAGTAAAGGAGGCCCCGTTTTGGTGACACTTGCAGAGCGTAAAAGTCGTCTTTTCCTGTTTGGCAAGGCTCCCAACAAAAGCGCCAGCGAAGTAAGGCGGGTCATTGAAGGACTCTTGACACCCATTAAGGACTTTGTTCAGACTATTACCTATGATAACGGCAAGGAGTTCAGCTACCATGCCGATGTGTCAGCTACACTCGAGGCTCAGGGATTTTTTGCGCACCCCTACCATTCGTGGGAGCGTGGCTTGAACGAGAACTCCAATGGCCTTCTACGCCAATACTTCCCCAAGGGGGTAAGCTTGGCATCGGTCACGCAAGATGAGATCATAGCGGCAATGTGCCGCTTGAACTGGCGGCCTAGAAAATGCCTTGGGTTTAAGACACCCTATGAAGTTTTTTTAGAAGACGCCAATACCCAAGGACTGGGTGTTGCACTTTGAACTTGAAACCGCGATTTTTAAACTTCAAAGATTTCAAAAAATGCAACCAGCCTGCAACGCCACACAAAATGCTGTTACTTACTGTTGGCGAACCTACGGCAATAGCGCGAGATTTGAATACCTCTGTCATAATTTCATTTTTGTCTGTTTTGGAAACATTGAAAACCTTCACCACAGTATCTGGGCTTACAGTATTTACTTGCTTGGCAATGGCGTGGGCAATTTTTGTCGTACCCTCCCACATGGTATCATATATAATGGTAATCTGGTCTTCTTGATACTCTTTTGCCCATTGCGTGTACTTTTTGACAATTTGTAGTGGGTTGTCACGCCATATGGCACCGTGGCTTTGACCTTCCCCCATTTGTCATGCCACGGATACCCGACCCAACTGACGTTCGACTTTATGATGTTTTTCATAATGCAATCCATTTTGTTATAGATTGTTGCGTTTTGCAAATCTCCATAGTCCTTAGCCGCTAGACTCACTTCCACTCAAGCAAGCGACGTTGCCCAGTAAGAGAACGAATGTGAGTTGCATCCTGGCCGATTTCAAGACAACCCAGGTACCTGCCGCCAACGTCTGTAAGAGCCAAATACTGAATAT
The DNA window shown above is from uncultured delta proteobacterium and carries:
- a CDS encoding hypothetical protein (Evidence 5 : No homology to any previously reported sequences); this encodes MGEGQSHGAIWRDNPLQIVKKYTQWAKEYQEDQITIIYDTMWEGTTKIAHAIAKQVNTVSPDTVVKVFNVSKTDKNEIMTEVFKSRAIAVGSPTVSNSILCGVAGWLHFLKSLKFKNRGFKFKVQHPVLGYWRLLKKLHRVS
- a CDS encoding hypothetical protein (Evidence 5 : No homology to any previously reported sequences), with amino-acid sequence MKRCSRNQKQEKLKNRAIVHPPKTKVTKLLMEHPLNLKSEQRLATLPRKLLNLRKKTPKLSTP
- a CDS encoding transposase — translated: MGYAHLAREERYYICQAVKSGTSLRAIAKAIGRSVSTVSRELARNTGARGYRYRQAHKRSQKRQTSKGKKRIGLEVWTYVEQCLHQDFSPEQISGVLKRKGFALSHEWIYQYILADKKRGGTLHSHLRCQRKRKRRYGKPDRRGQIKGRISIDIRPSIVAERSRLGDWEADTVEGSKGGPVLVTLAERKSRLFLFGKAPNKSASEVRRVIEGLLTPIKDFVQTITYDNGKEFSYHADVSATLEAQGFFAHPYHSWERGLNENSNGLLRQYFPKGVSLASVTQDEIIAAMCRLNWRPRKCLGFKTPYEVFLEDANTQGLGVAL
- a CDS encoding Helix-turn-helix domain protein produces the protein MTDEKRLGQRIRALRTRKKLTQEQMAEMAGLNGKYWSDLELGKETVSVKNLTKIAVALDVSLAELVSAEHEAPRQELEREVQKMIVEADDEQLKTIYRILTAVVR
- a CDS encoding Phosphatidylserine/phosphatidylglycerophosphate / cardiolipin synthase, with the translated sequence MLKRTCLFTCLLFWLCVPVLAAEPLPVGAHFEVGFSPYGNAESIILNGISQAKTSIEVAAYSFTSKPISLALLDAHKRGVKVRVVADERSNTGKYSAVTFLANQGVPVRTNSNYAIFHHKFMVFDGRHVEMGSFNYSAAAADKNAENVLMLWNVPDIAKPYIEEWQRLWDESTTVTPKY
- a CDS encoding transposase; this translates as MSHHNTLFSQMLSLIPRHVFQKLEARHKTGRSSRQFGFKEQFTVMAFIQLAARRSMRDGLRCLAACGKRLYHFGLFPVARSTFSDANNSRPVGFFKDLFADMYSLCVPKASKHKFHFKCKLYSMDATTISLCLSLFPWATFRQNKGGVKMNTVLDHDGHIPAFVTVDVAKTHESRMAKSLSLPKGSIVTFDKGYVSYPWFQTLLENGIFFVTRLKDNAVYKLLERRPVNRTSGVTSDHIIEVKHSRGKVLRLRRIGYRDAETGKRYEFLTNHFRLSARTIADIYKERWKIELFFREIKQNLRIKSFVGNTENAVLIQIYTALTVYLLLAYQKFLSKTGLSVQQLFQIASLNILGTDSLEELLKPRRRKNENLYNLSLLSLAA
- a CDS encoding exported hypothetical protein (Evidence 5 : No homology to any previously reported sequences); its protein translation is MRFKLLLTVLCAILLFGMNSHTAQAKQSSNEIQEIARDAAKTSKFGPFTEDDCYKYIMGLFNGQYQSDLKTPSQLYGRAPQQIFNISSFPKSLQQYHFNKEIKGFFIIQHHGGVKLGNTPISFAYVTNFSGPETYILAIEANLPDKYVPEEVIQSLASKYGQDGIVQYDAATIRERYSNAPASFKPTTYYYKETDDYIITFYYTTNWDVSAGRPICELLYLNKKTLALALAKNQEQMQKNEADTQQQRQKDLNAF
- a CDS encoding hypothetical protein (Evidence 5 : No homology to any previously reported sequences), with product MTAPKSKKPAVKKQTVSKEPAKKGLEKKEPGKDSGYEIGSIHSIPLSKIEDSPNLLRRGKFKPGYLELLAKSMKDYGYQPVDVYEKEGRIYVSDGFSRTAAARHKNWKELTCYFIPAEKAFENALHKAMMRNDLTAFERAEAFQRLKDATGVIDTQIADLFKRSRTNVSQTLSVLKLPDDIKNAVNGRPFTLTQLIELVNLNEKPEEQQARFKEIDEKVKRKERDFDSEDSEDGTAPRRASGKGGSEGEGRRTRYEAFVGSFTSVFHKIDDYFTKVAAAPKTKNEKDPPFEEQQADIWNEFVNVGFKLKQYINLPDDEISKAFDELIEKMQQESEARKAQEQSDSASTENESDKAPDGTPAEPEIGTAVSDATPEAPEPPKEDA
- a CDS encoding conserved exported hypothetical protein (Evidence 4 : Homologs of previously reported genes of unknown function); protein product: MKRILGLIALVAVLITPTFALAAEQIGVYVAPKFIYGYTMMDFKAKDYNSDTGETRSIGLGDKHDNAWGGALAIGYDFDKRFNVPIRAEVEYSLFSQVEADKNRLNPEDSDWDESFKQKFDIQTLFLNAYWDINTGTAFTPYIGAGIGMAFIDTKYNCRGESVSDPVNDWVRSSTGSKSRTNFAWNVGAGLGYDFNEYVTLDIGYRFVSLGNVKSSKGQQMDTGAVVPNMYDYGQSKDLYMHQVMAGLRITF